The segment caacatggtgaaaccccatctctaataaaaatacaaaaaaaaaaaaaaattagctggcgtggtggcacacgcacctgtagtcccagctacttgggaggctaaggcaggagaaccacttgaacctgggaggcagagattgcaccactgcactgcagcctgggcgacagagcaagactgtgtctcaaaaaaaaaaaaaacgttgccCAGgggcggtgggtcatgcctgtaatgccaccactttgggaggccaaggcgggtggatcacgaagtcaggagattgagaccattctggccaacatggtgaaactccatctctactaaaaatacaaaaaattatcNNNNNNNNNNNNNNNNNNNNNNNNNNNNNNNNNNNNNNNNNNNNNNNNNNNNNNNNNNNNNNNNNNNNNNNNNNNNNNNNNNNNNNNNNNNNNNNNNNNNgaggctgagacaggagaattgcttagaacccaggaggcggaggttgcagtgagccgagatcgcaccacaggctgggcaacagagcgagattctgtctcgaaaagagaaaaaacaaggaagagtAATCAGAACCGTCTTCACTTGGATTCTGATGGTCAGGGAAAGGGTACGACAGAAAATAGGTCCAGCACCCTCATCCTTAAAACCAACCACAACCATATACTTCGTATACTAAAGAGTGAAAGATACTCACTCCGCTTAgcattctcctcttcttttctgttAATGAGCAAAAATCTGGGACTTTCAGGGCAACATGGAAGGGTTGCACTTTGTAGGATAGCAGGAAGGATGGTGAAACCCAATAGCACCGGCCATAGCTCTTCAGACCCAAGGATGAATTCCAGACCAAAGATCTAGAAACCACACAAAGATAATGCTATAAACCCCATACTTCATAGGCCACAAGTTCATTAAAAAAcaagttggctgggtgcagtaactgacacctgtaattccaggaaggctgagtcaggtggatcaggagttgaagaccagcctggccaagatggtgaaaccccgtctctactaaaaatacaaaaattagtcaggcgtgatggtgggcacctgtaatcccagctactcaggaggctgaggcagagaattacttgaacccaggaggcggaggttgcagtgagccaagatcgtgccactgtcctccagactgggtgacagagtgagactccatctccaaaacaaaacaaaacaaaagttcagaaaatcatacattattttaccattggaaaaaataaaaaaattgccaggcacagtggctcacgcccataactcagcattttgggaggccaaggcgggtggatcacctgaggtcaggagtttgagaacagctgggccaacatggtgaaattctgtctctactaaaaatacaaaaattagctggatgtggtggtacgcacctgtaatcccagctactcgggaagctgaagcatgagaataactaacccaggaggcagaggttgaactgagatcgtgccactgcactccagcctgggggacagagtgagactctgtctcaaaaataaataaataaataaaaaaggaaaaaagaaattgtgtttcttttcctttctctactcAACCTGCTTCTTGAGCTACTATCTATGAGCTATAGTAACAATATCTAAAACTTCCATATATAATTGAACATATGCCAGATATTCTTCAGTGCTTTATCTATGTTAACTTTTTTAATGATCCATGAAACTAACACTCATTAAGTATGAGAAGTTCTAGAGTACCTGGGCCACCAGAATTCCAATCACGATGCCCAGCTGGTTGAGAGTGCCAAAGGCACCCCGCAGGGCAGTAGGCGAGACCTCTCCAATGTACATAGGCACAAAACCTGTGCACAGTCCACAGAAGAGGCCAATAACCAAGCGGCCCAAGATCAGCATTTCAACCGACTCAGCTATT is part of the Piliocolobus tephrosceles isolate RC106 unplaced genomic scaffold, ASM277652v3 unscaffolded_38371, whole genome shotgun sequence genome and harbors:
- the LOC113223064 gene encoding solute carrier family 2, facilitated glucose transporter member 14-like, with amino-acid sequence IIKEFIMKTLTEKANALPSEVLLTSLWSLSVAIFSVGGMIGSFSVGLFVNRFGRRNSMLIVNLLAVAGGCLMGLCKIAESSVEMLILGRLVIGLFCGLCTGFVPMYIGEVSPTALRGAFGTLNQLGIVIGILVAQIFGLEFILGSEELWPVLLGFTILPAILQSATLPCCPESPRFLLINRKEEENAKR